One stretch of Schlesneria sp. DSM 10557 DNA includes these proteins:
- a CDS encoding FG-GAP-like repeat-containing protein gives MDLSPPPTSHDPRPRFVLLGILTLLIAGVGFLFWNKTKPAPARPPEYEEYVRAFQLGVAALDADLPQTAEPNLTRAVTLIPSEPAAWANRGLLYLRTGRMEEAASDLERADKLQPNDPEIQKLLGLLRQRQGQFTEAKKHLRQALSQDPTDVKALYLLAQIVEQEQELDSDEEYRKLLDGILAENPQNLRVLIDRLRKAVRAADRKVVDDTVVRFNDLCPKWLDRTRREWNDIQPLLAGTLGPTLVPRLLRFDNVLKAEPRYVTDVAEVQPKDELAGTSLQSFRTIPALQHSPAPYDPDLKFTASDTSGTPEGRWSALQPVWLSTEGLPVIFVANEKEVRRIGDDGVLPSIPVSSTGLVPIDWNNDQKTDLLVTGSGGMRFFQQENATTWVDVTSKTGLPEIELNAANFSALAADVDLDGDVDLLISSNTGPPLFLRNNFDGTWTSQTIFNELSGPMIFTWADFDHDGAPDAGLVDSNGTLRVFSNDRSGQFKAWLTPPPAGKYLTISVGDVTDDGIFDIIALRDDGTLLAFSDRHKQAEWQIREITRLDGKPTSIPDQFPQLLLADLDNNGVLDFVVSDSQTSTLWLGTGNGNVHLLTNDLPPRIMAAADLDGTGRLALLGLDENGHPVRLRSSGRYQYHWLTVRPHASPEGKGDNRINSFAIGGDVEVRAGTHVVKVPIQSPAVHVGLGDRPQAEVVKIQWPNGTIQFEFNSAINQTVVAQQRLKGSCPFLFARNGDQIEFVTDFMWSTPLGMYINASDKGGFLQTTDWVKVPGNLLGVQNGQYELRVNANLWETHFFDYLALMVVDHPENSEMFVDERFFMQPTEPNLILTSPPVNVARVTDDQGRDATADLQANDGVYFDHLQRGQYQGVAADHWVEIELGDDTPTEGPVWLVARGWMHPTDSSVNYAIEQGQHAKPQGLAIEVPDDNGEWRVVRDQIGFPTGKNKTILLRLDGLVGEASVPPRRFRLRTNLEIYWDSLRVAQGYESSPERRQTLTPTSASLNYRGILAMTQANPSSPELPHYDQIVSRGQSWRDLIGYHTRYGEIDELLKVIDDRYVIMNAGDEMTLFFDAPPDPPAGWKRNYVWIADGWVKDGDFNTRFGKTVLPLPAHDMPGYDTPPGQLENDPVYQRHPEDWQQYHTRYVTPQVFEQGLRHFKHPRQSKKGGKQ, from the coding sequence ATGGATTTGAGTCCGCCCCCGACTTCGCATGACCCTCGTCCGCGATTCGTTTTACTTGGCATTTTGACGCTGCTCATTGCTGGCGTCGGATTCCTGTTCTGGAACAAGACGAAACCAGCACCCGCACGCCCCCCCGAGTACGAAGAATATGTTCGCGCGTTTCAACTCGGCGTCGCAGCACTGGATGCTGACCTGCCACAGACCGCTGAACCCAATTTGACCCGTGCAGTGACCCTCATTCCCAGTGAACCCGCAGCCTGGGCCAACCGTGGCTTGTTATATCTACGAACGGGACGAATGGAAGAAGCGGCAAGCGATCTTGAGCGTGCTGACAAACTTCAACCGAATGACCCTGAAATTCAGAAACTGCTCGGTCTGCTCCGACAGCGGCAAGGTCAGTTCACCGAGGCGAAGAAACATCTTCGCCAGGCATTGAGCCAGGATCCAACGGATGTGAAGGCCCTGTATCTTCTCGCCCAGATTGTTGAGCAGGAACAGGAACTTGATAGCGACGAGGAATATCGAAAACTCCTGGATGGGATTCTCGCGGAAAACCCTCAAAATTTACGAGTGCTGATTGACCGGCTTCGCAAAGCTGTGCGAGCCGCTGACCGAAAGGTCGTGGACGACACGGTCGTCCGATTCAACGACCTGTGTCCCAAATGGCTGGACCGGACCCGGCGAGAATGGAACGACATTCAGCCCCTTTTGGCTGGCACTCTCGGGCCAACGCTTGTCCCACGACTGCTCCGATTTGATAACGTGCTGAAGGCCGAGCCGAGGTACGTGACTGACGTTGCTGAGGTCCAGCCAAAAGACGAATTGGCGGGAACTTCACTTCAAAGCTTTCGCACAATTCCGGCACTTCAGCACTCGCCCGCTCCCTACGATCCCGACTTGAAGTTTACGGCTTCCGACACCTCCGGTACTCCAGAGGGACGGTGGTCTGCTCTGCAACCCGTCTGGCTGTCCACTGAAGGATTACCGGTCATCTTTGTGGCAAACGAAAAGGAAGTCCGACGGATTGGAGACGATGGGGTACTCCCCTCGATTCCCGTTTCGAGTACAGGACTGGTGCCAATCGACTGGAACAATGACCAGAAAACGGATCTGCTTGTGACTGGTTCAGGGGGAATGAGATTTTTCCAGCAGGAGAACGCGACCACCTGGGTCGACGTCACGAGCAAGACGGGCCTGCCAGAAATCGAACTGAACGCCGCAAACTTTTCAGCACTGGCCGCTGACGTCGACCTTGATGGTGATGTCGACTTACTCATCTCCAGCAATACCGGCCCACCCCTGTTCCTGCGCAATAATTTCGACGGAACCTGGACATCTCAGACAATCTTTAATGAACTCTCGGGTCCCATGATCTTCACTTGGGCCGACTTCGACCACGACGGAGCCCCGGATGCGGGACTGGTCGACTCTAACGGCACCTTGCGAGTCTTTTCGAACGATCGGTCCGGTCAATTCAAGGCCTGGTTGACGCCACCGCCGGCAGGCAAGTACCTGACAATCTCGGTCGGTGATGTGACGGACGACGGCATTTTCGACATCATCGCTCTTCGGGATGACGGAACGCTGCTGGCCTTCTCAGATCGCCATAAGCAGGCCGAATGGCAGATCAGAGAAATCACTCGCTTGGACGGGAAACCGACCTCTATTCCCGATCAATTCCCGCAACTGCTTTTGGCCGACCTCGATAATAACGGTGTCCTCGATTTCGTCGTCAGTGACAGTCAGACGAGTACGTTGTGGCTGGGAACGGGCAATGGAAATGTACACTTACTGACAAATGACCTTCCTCCGCGAATAATGGCTGCCGCGGATCTCGATGGAACTGGCCGACTCGCCTTGCTCGGACTGGACGAGAATGGGCATCCAGTTCGATTGCGCAGTAGCGGTCGATACCAGTATCACTGGCTGACCGTTCGGCCTCATGCCAGCCCGGAAGGGAAGGGAGACAACCGCATCAATTCCTTCGCGATCGGCGGTGACGTTGAAGTTCGAGCCGGGACGCACGTCGTCAAAGTTCCGATTCAATCCCCTGCGGTACACGTTGGACTGGGCGATCGACCTCAGGCCGAGGTGGTCAAGATTCAATGGCCCAACGGCACGATCCAGTTTGAGTTCAATTCCGCGATTAACCAGACGGTTGTTGCTCAGCAGCGGCTGAAGGGATCCTGTCCATTTCTGTTCGCTCGAAATGGCGATCAAATTGAATTTGTCACAGACTTCATGTGGAGTACCCCGCTGGGGATGTATATCAATGCCTCGGACAAGGGGGGATTCCTGCAAACGACGGATTGGGTGAAAGTCCCCGGCAACCTGCTGGGCGTTCAGAATGGTCAGTATGAATTGCGAGTGAATGCCAACCTGTGGGAGACCCACTTTTTCGATTACCTGGCCCTGATGGTGGTCGACCATCCGGAGAACTCGGAAATGTTCGTCGACGAACGTTTCTTCATGCAGCCGACCGAGCCGAATCTCATTCTGACATCCCCCCCGGTCAATGTGGCGCGCGTGACGGATGATCAGGGCCGTGATGCAACCGCGGACCTGCAAGCCAACGACGGCGTCTATTTCGATCATCTTCAGCGTGGCCAGTATCAGGGAGTCGCTGCCGATCACTGGGTTGAGATTGAACTTGGCGACGACACCCCGACGGAAGGACCTGTCTGGCTGGTGGCTCGTGGTTGGATGCACCCGACGGACAGTTCGGTCAACTATGCCATCGAACAGGGACAGCATGCCAAACCACAAGGTCTGGCGATCGAAGTGCCTGACGACAACGGGGAGTGGCGCGTTGTTCGTGATCAGATCGGATTTCCAACAGGAAAGAACAAGACGATTCTGCTTCGGCTGGATGGCCTCGTCGGCGAGGCGAGCGTGCCACCGCGCCGGTTCCGCCTGCGGACCAATCTGGAGATCTATTGGGATTCTTTGCGGGTCGCTCAAGGGTACGAATCGTCTCCCGAACGTCGTCAGACTCTCACCCCCACGAGCGCTTCACTCAATTATCGAGGAATCCTGGCAATGACTCAGGCAAATCCCAGCTCGCCTGAACTTCCTCATTACGATCAGATCGTCTCTCGAGGCCAATCGTGGCGGGACCTGATCGGATATCACACTCGATATGGCGAGATTGACGAATTGCTGAAGGTGATCGACGACCGATATGTTATTATGAACGCGGGCGATGAAATGACACTATTTTTCGACGCCCCCCCAGATCCACCTGCGGGTTGGAAGCGAAATTACGTATGGATCGCTGACGGGTGGGTCAAAGACGGTGACTTCAACACACGCTTTGGAAAAACCGTACTTCCGTTACCTGCGCACGATATGCCTGGCTATGACACTCCACCCGGGCAGCTCGAAAATGATCCCGTTTATCAGCGACACCCTGAGGACTGGCAGCAGTACCACACTCGATATGTGACACCTCAAGTCTTCGAACAAGGGCTGCGTCACTTCAAACATCCTCGGCAAAGCAAGAAAGGAGGGAAGCAGTGA
- a CDS encoding cytochrome P450: MSSTALPPGPKGTWIGGNLRQFTQGRLDFFRQLAHDYGDVASIRFGTRRIFLISNPDLIEEVLVAQAKHYIKHFGARSYKPVLGNGLVTSEGELWLRQRRLSQPAFLKQRVQSYAPIMSDLTEAMLAKWKPGAEVDIHAEFTSLTSAIALKTLFGLDDPGDRARFTEPLRIAFDLMSIRIRTLLKPPRWLPVGSNRKLNHAVKELFSVVDGYIEAGRLRGHSGDDLLSRLVSAQDEDGTRMSHKQLRDELMTLYLAGHETTSLTLSWSWYLISQHPEVERKLVEEWQRVLGGRPPTSEDLSRMPYTDAVITEAMRVYPPVYLIGREATRDMELGGYRVRKGYTVFISQWVNHRDARWFSNPDQFQPERWEDGLAKRIPKYAYFPFGGGPRICIGNTFAMMEAAILLATVGQKYHFTLLPNARIDVNPQITLAPKYGIPAQLKRRS, translated from the coding sequence ATGTCCAGTACCGCATTACCACCGGGCCCCAAAGGGACGTGGATTGGTGGGAACTTGCGCCAGTTCACTCAGGGACGTCTTGATTTCTTCCGCCAGCTTGCCCATGACTATGGTGATGTCGCCAGTATTCGATTTGGCACCCGGCGAATCTTTCTCATCAGCAACCCGGATCTGATAGAAGAAGTCCTGGTGGCGCAGGCGAAGCACTACATCAAGCATTTCGGAGCCCGTTCGTACAAGCCGGTGCTCGGAAATGGTCTGGTGACCAGTGAAGGGGAACTCTGGTTGCGGCAGCGCAGACTCAGTCAACCCGCGTTTCTGAAGCAGCGTGTTCAGTCCTATGCCCCGATCATGTCTGACTTGACGGAGGCCATGCTGGCGAAATGGAAGCCAGGGGCTGAAGTGGACATCCACGCAGAATTCACTTCACTGACCAGCGCAATCGCGCTGAAAACTCTCTTTGGACTGGACGATCCGGGTGATCGCGCCCGGTTCACGGAACCATTGCGAATCGCCTTCGACCTGATGAGTATCCGAATCCGAACCCTGCTCAAACCCCCTCGCTGGCTTCCGGTCGGATCGAATCGCAAACTGAATCATGCCGTCAAAGAGCTATTCTCAGTTGTGGACGGCTACATTGAGGCAGGTCGTTTACGAGGACACTCTGGTGACGATCTGCTTTCGAGACTTGTCTCAGCCCAGGATGAAGATGGGACGCGGATGTCGCACAAGCAATTGCGCGACGAATTGATGACGCTCTATTTGGCAGGACACGAGACAACCTCGTTAACGCTGTCGTGGAGCTGGTACCTGATCTCACAACACCCCGAAGTCGAACGCAAGCTCGTCGAAGAGTGGCAACGCGTGCTCGGAGGCAGACCACCGACATCCGAGGATCTGTCCAGGATGCCCTACACCGATGCAGTCATCACGGAAGCGATGCGCGTGTATCCGCCGGTCTATCTCATCGGTCGAGAGGCGACTCGTGATATGGAACTCGGGGGATACCGCGTGAGAAAGGGTTACACGGTCTTCATCAGCCAGTGGGTTAATCACCGCGACGCCAGATGGTTCTCAAACCCAGACCAGTTCCAGCCCGAGCGCTGGGAAGACGGACTCGCCAAACGTATCCCAAAGTATGCTTATTTTCCGTTTGGCGGCGGCCCCCGAATTTGTATCGGCAACACTTTCGCGATGATGGAAGCGGCAATTCTGCTGGCCACGGTGGGGCAAAAGTATCACTTTACCTTGCTTCCAAATGCCAGGATTGACGTGAATCCGCAAATCACGCTTGCACCAAAGTACGGAATCCCCGCCCAACTCAAACGAAGATCCTGA
- a CDS encoding DUF1559 domain-containing protein has translation MSRPVTKIRSRGFTLIELLVVIAIIAVLIALLLPAVQQAREAARRTQCKNNMKQMGLALFNYESTHGVFPPARIDLAGPPGPVIFQTSWTTMCLPFFDQTPLYNIYNFNVSWDNPANIPATSAKLSVFVCPSAPSGRSIPTPDIMNVNYPWPAAGYGACDYGSMNSVRPAFFLSHGLPTPPVGMATNTATINSSNPPSPTKYEWDGGLKKFASTRISDITDGMSNTLMAVEDAGRPQLYRAGRATTNGGIPTVKDGWGWADIQGGYSLDGATIDGTITGKASCTVPSGPCNLTTAATPYAMNRTNDSEIYSFHIGGSQVLMCDGSVRFLSENISAVTLGALSTRNCGEVVGEF, from the coding sequence ATGTCCCGTCCAGTAACTAAGATTCGTTCGCGAGGTTTCACGCTGATCGAACTTCTCGTAGTGATTGCCATTATCGCAGTCTTGATTGCATTGCTTTTGCCCGCCGTCCAGCAAGCTCGCGAAGCAGCTCGCCGCACTCAGTGCAAGAACAATATGAAGCAAATGGGACTAGCACTGTTTAACTATGAAAGCACTCACGGTGTATTCCCTCCAGCACGAATTGACCTTGCAGGCCCTCCTGGCCCCGTCATCTTTCAGACAAGCTGGACGACAATGTGTCTTCCATTCTTCGATCAGACCCCTCTGTATAACATTTACAATTTCAATGTGAGCTGGGACAATCCAGCTAACATCCCCGCGACGAGCGCCAAGTTAAGCGTTTTCGTCTGCCCATCTGCCCCGTCGGGACGATCAATTCCCACACCTGACATCATGAACGTCAACTATCCTTGGCCCGCTGCCGGATACGGTGCTTGTGACTACGGCTCAATGAACTCGGTCCGCCCAGCATTCTTTCTGAGCCATGGCTTGCCAACTCCACCAGTGGGAATGGCTACCAACACGGCGACAATCAATTCCAGCAATCCTCCCTCACCCACCAAGTACGAGTGGGACGGTGGACTGAAAAAGTTTGCTTCAACCCGCATTTCTGACATCACCGACGGAATGTCAAACACGCTGATGGCGGTGGAAGACGCTGGCCGTCCCCAACTTTATCGTGCAGGTCGAGCCACCACGAACGGTGGCATCCCTACCGTCAAGGACGGATGGGGCTGGGCGGACATTCAGGGTGGTTACAGCCTGGACGGTGCCACCATCGACGGAACGATCACTGGAAAGGCTAGCTGTACTGTGCCAAGCGGCCCATGCAACCTCACCACAGCCGCTACCCCCTATGCGATGAATCGAACCAACGACAGCGAAATCTACTCGTTCCACATCGGTGGCAGCCAAGTACTCATGTGCGACGGTTCGGTCCGATTCCTGAGCGAGAACATCTCTGCCGTGACGCTGGGTGCTCTGTCTACTCGCAACTGCGGTGAAGTTGTTGGCGAGTTCTAA
- a CDS encoding esterase-like activity of phytase family protein, which produces MLNQRYCWGLIASLMANLIAGTHCQAQSISLVGRASLSPTATDLSGETALQEDGTPQNQLGGLGSGIAWLGTGDRYVMIPDRGPGDGATSYRCRFQVVEIPVDPAASEPVKVRLVGTHFLTNDKGVNYVGRSTQFNPSQPSNSLRMDPEGIRATKSGSYFIADEYGPSVRHFDGSGKLIQVLPTPKKYEIQFPSGSPEQELPPRNLSGRQANRGWEGLALSGDDRKLFAILQSPLIQDGGLNAQNKRVGTNVRIWEHDLVTSKSREFLYQLEDKSHGCSEIEWVSPNRLLVIERDGKPGSEAKAKRVYDIDLTHATDISSLEKLPSTGIPAGVQPVAKRLFLDLLAPELGLAGDQFPEKIEGIALGPVLPDGRRVVVIASDNDFKKDEPTEFYVFATKLD; this is translated from the coding sequence ATGTTGAATCAACGCTACTGCTGGGGACTGATCGCCAGTCTGATGGCGAACCTCATTGCTGGCACGCATTGCCAGGCCCAATCGATTTCTCTTGTTGGTCGGGCCAGCCTCTCCCCCACCGCGACGGATCTCTCAGGGGAAACGGCCTTGCAGGAGGACGGAACACCCCAGAATCAACTCGGTGGACTCGGTTCGGGAATTGCCTGGCTGGGAACTGGCGATCGCTATGTGATGATCCCTGACCGGGGACCTGGTGACGGCGCCACGTCTTACCGCTGCCGCTTCCAGGTTGTCGAAATTCCCGTAGACCCTGCTGCCAGTGAACCGGTGAAAGTTCGGCTGGTGGGAACACATTTCCTCACCAACGACAAGGGTGTGAACTACGTCGGCCGATCAACTCAATTCAACCCGTCTCAACCCTCAAACAGCCTGCGCATGGACCCCGAAGGAATCCGGGCCACAAAGTCAGGGAGCTACTTCATTGCGGACGAGTACGGTCCGTCAGTTCGCCACTTCGACGGCTCGGGCAAACTGATCCAGGTGCTGCCGACACCGAAAAAATACGAGATCCAATTCCCCAGCGGTTCGCCCGAACAAGAACTCCCTCCTCGAAATTTGTCAGGCCGCCAGGCCAACCGAGGGTGGGAAGGCCTTGCCCTCAGCGGTGACGATCGAAAGTTGTTCGCCATTCTCCAAAGCCCGCTCATTCAGGACGGTGGGCTCAATGCACAGAACAAGCGTGTGGGAACGAACGTCCGGATTTGGGAACACGACCTTGTCACCAGCAAATCCCGCGAGTTCCTGTACCAACTCGAAGACAAATCACACGGTTGCAGTGAAATTGAGTGGGTGTCGCCAAACCGCCTGCTGGTCATCGAACGAGATGGAAAGCCTGGATCCGAGGCGAAAGCAAAGCGTGTTTATGACATTGACCTGACTCACGCGACCGACATCAGCTCACTCGAAAAACTCCCCTCAACCGGAATTCCAGCGGGCGTACAACCGGTTGCCAAACGACTGTTCCTCGACCTGCTGGCACCCGAACTGGGACTGGCTGGAGACCAATTCCCCGAAAAAATCGAAGGAATTGCACTGGGACCAGTGCTGCCTGATGGCAGACGCGTTGTCGTCATTGCCAGCGACAATGATTTCAAGAAAGACGAACCAACCGAATTCTACGTGTTTGCGACGAAACTGGACTGA
- a CDS encoding excinuclease ABC subunit UvrA → MLHPLESSPFPPHSTIQIVGARTHNLRNLNVEIPTGKLTVITGVSGSGKSSLAFDTIFAEGRRRYLSSVSSNSRTLLQETERPDVDLIDGLPPVLSVSQQMSGARRRSTVATASDIFDYLRILYARVGKLHCPQCGQRVVAQSRTEIVNRITQSLERQKVMVLSPIVRDQSGAHADVFSRIVKDGYVRARVDGVLVDAATPPALEKAGPHDIDIVIDRLILKRGVESRLEESVDLALQLGHGQCVISEEIDGQWHDRLYSNYLACPGCDLSFPPVESRSFSFNSHAGACSTCHGLGELTHLSETSDVSTIPEGNQLPLQNVPASCDRAESKQKRKLHPFRSKRETEARRTCDACLGTRLGALPRAVHIDGINIAQFCSMVPERALEQIQSWHHRFAQTPSDTQSSSAETVTEAERLAARHILPEIESRLTFLLEVGLGYLTLDRGCETLSAGELQRTRLAACLGSELNGVCYILDEPTAGLHSSDTKRLMKSLLTLRDAGNTVVLVEHDLEVVRTADYVIDLGPGAGSLGGQLLAAGSPDDILRIPGSITGQFLRARTEISAKSTRQKSKSGPENEAKDAFTPLIRLEGASLHNLKDVTVEIPLTKIVSVTGVSGSGKSSLIMQTLVPAIRQSLGERNITAGPYRKLEGVDQLTRLVRIDQSPLGRSSRSTPATYSGLWDEVRWVFARTKESRRLGFTSRNFSLTVPAARCRVCHGRGETPIDEKQFSDWRVRCPECHGRRFSPASLSIHYRGRSVADVLEMSLDEAAKFFENFPRLAQSLTVFNELGLGYLKLGQSAATLSGGEAQRVKLGTELAKSNAMSGHTLFVLDEPTSGLHAADIQQLLHVLRRLVSEGHSVLVIEHNLEVISHSDWQIDVGPLAGPEGGTITYAGLPNAYYASAH, encoded by the coding sequence ATGCTACACCCACTTGAGAGTTCCCCCTTCCCGCCTCATTCCACGATCCAGATCGTGGGCGCCCGGACGCACAATTTGCGTAACCTCAATGTGGAGATTCCCACCGGAAAATTAACGGTGATCACCGGGGTTAGCGGCAGTGGAAAGAGCTCGCTTGCATTCGACACGATTTTCGCCGAAGGACGTCGACGATATCTGTCGTCGGTTTCGTCAAATTCACGCACCCTCCTGCAGGAGACCGAGCGACCTGACGTCGACCTCATCGACGGACTGCCTCCGGTCTTATCGGTATCGCAGCAGATGTCGGGGGCCAGACGACGCTCGACAGTCGCAACGGCCTCTGACATTTTTGACTATCTCCGCATTCTTTACGCCCGCGTCGGCAAGCTCCACTGTCCGCAATGTGGTCAACGTGTCGTGGCGCAATCAAGGACCGAAATCGTCAATCGAATTACACAGAGCCTTGAGCGTCAGAAAGTTATGGTTCTGTCTCCGATCGTGCGGGATCAGTCCGGAGCACACGCCGACGTTTTCTCGCGTATCGTAAAGGATGGGTACGTCCGGGCCAGGGTCGATGGTGTACTCGTCGACGCTGCGACTCCACCAGCTCTGGAAAAAGCGGGACCACACGATATTGACATTGTGATTGACCGTCTGATCCTGAAACGGGGTGTCGAGTCTCGACTGGAAGAATCCGTCGATCTTGCCCTTCAACTGGGCCACGGACAATGTGTCATCTCGGAAGAGATCGACGGCCAATGGCATGACCGGCTTTATAGCAACTACCTTGCCTGCCCCGGATGCGATCTCAGTTTTCCTCCTGTTGAATCACGCTCATTCAGTTTCAACAGTCACGCCGGCGCCTGCTCGACCTGCCACGGACTTGGCGAACTCACCCACCTTTCAGAGACTTCAGACGTATCGACAATTCCGGAGGGGAACCAACTTCCACTCCAGAACGTTCCGGCATCGTGCGATCGAGCCGAGTCAAAACAGAAGCGGAAACTCCACCCTTTCCGTTCCAAACGTGAAACCGAAGCCAGACGCACATGCGATGCCTGCCTGGGGACTCGTCTGGGGGCCCTTCCTCGAGCAGTCCATATCGACGGGATCAACATCGCACAATTCTGTTCGATGGTGCCAGAACGGGCCCTGGAACAAATCCAGAGCTGGCATCACCGTTTCGCCCAGACTCCCAGTGATACACAAAGCTCATCTGCTGAAACCGTCACGGAAGCGGAGCGACTGGCGGCCCGACATATTCTTCCGGAAATCGAATCGAGACTGACATTTTTGCTCGAAGTGGGGCTCGGATATCTGACGCTCGACCGAGGTTGCGAAACCCTTTCGGCAGGTGAGTTGCAACGGACCCGATTGGCAGCATGCCTTGGAAGTGAGTTGAACGGCGTCTGCTATATCCTGGACGAACCGACGGCCGGCCTGCACAGCAGCGACACAAAGCGGTTAATGAAATCACTACTGACGCTGCGCGATGCTGGCAACACAGTCGTGCTGGTTGAACACGACCTGGAAGTCGTTCGCACCGCGGACTATGTAATCGATCTGGGACCGGGTGCGGGATCACTGGGAGGACAACTTCTCGCCGCAGGAAGTCCCGACGACATACTCCGGATCCCTGGATCAATCACCGGCCAATTTCTGCGTGCACGAACAGAAATTTCCGCAAAATCAACACGTCAGAAGTCCAAGTCCGGCCCAGAGAATGAGGCAAAGGATGCATTCACGCCACTCATCCGGCTCGAAGGGGCATCGCTGCATAACCTGAAAGACGTCACCGTCGAAATTCCTTTAACAAAAATCGTCAGCGTTACAGGCGTCAGTGGTTCAGGCAAGTCGTCTCTCATAATGCAGACCCTGGTTCCTGCAATCCGCCAATCACTCGGTGAGCGTAACATCACGGCTGGCCCCTATCGCAAGCTGGAGGGTGTCGATCAACTCACGCGGCTGGTTCGCATCGATCAGTCGCCTCTTGGTCGATCCTCCCGATCAACACCCGCCACCTATTCCGGATTGTGGGACGAAGTTCGCTGGGTCTTCGCGAGGACGAAAGAATCGAGGCGACTGGGATTCACTTCGCGAAACTTCAGTCTGACAGTGCCGGCAGCCCGCTGTCGCGTCTGCCATGGACGAGGCGAGACTCCCATTGATGAAAAGCAGTTCTCGGACTGGAGGGTTCGCTGCCCCGAATGTCATGGTCGACGATTTTCACCAGCATCGTTATCGATCCATTACCGAGGACGATCTGTCGCTGACGTGCTGGAAATGAGCCTCGATGAAGCCGCGAAATTCTTCGAAAACTTTCCCCGACTGGCACAGTCCCTGACGGTGTTCAATGAACTTGGCCTCGGGTATCTCAAACTTGGACAGTCAGCGGCAACACTGTCGGGCGGAGAAGCACAGCGGGTCAAACTCGGAACGGAACTGGCGAAATCCAATGCGATGAGCGGCCACACTCTTTTCGTCCTGGATGAGCCCACGTCGGGACTCCACGCCGCCGATATCCAGCAACTGCTCCACGTTCTCAGAAGGCTCGTGTCCGAAGGACATTCCGTCCTGGTGATCGAGCACAACCTCGAAGTCATCTCCCATTCCGACTGGCAAATTGATGTCGGCCCGCTGGCGGGACCCGAAGGCGGAACGATCACTTACGCTGGACTACCAAACGCGTATTACGCCAGCGCACACTAA
- a CDS encoding 5-formyltetrahydrofolate cyclo-ligase, protein MAAEQSEELSNKKQQIREQAHANRNAQENKDELSREIVARCMSLPEYKNAKTVLFYIDVRSEVRTRNDLVNALSSGKKIVVPYCVDGELELFHLENYDELAIGMYKILEPKEELRSVSSKKVDVKDIDLIIVPGVAFDRRGGRTGHGKGYYDKLLEHARPDTPLVALAFECQMFDEIPMQEHDVFMDKVVTEKASYDGLGRK, encoded by the coding sequence ATGGCCGCAGAACAATCCGAAGAGCTTTCTAACAAAAAACAACAGATTCGCGAACAGGCCCATGCCAATCGAAACGCTCAGGAAAACAAAGATGAACTGAGCCGTGAGATTGTCGCACGGTGCATGAGTTTGCCTGAATACAAGAACGCGAAGACGGTGTTGTTTTATATCGATGTTCGCAGTGAAGTTCGCACGCGTAACGACCTCGTCAATGCACTCTCCAGCGGAAAAAAAATCGTTGTTCCCTACTGCGTTGATGGTGAACTCGAATTATTCCATCTGGAAAATTATGACGAGCTGGCGATCGGCATGTACAAGATTCTAGAGCCGAAGGAAGAGCTTCGTTCTGTTTCGTCAAAGAAAGTTGATGTCAAAGACATCGACCTGATCATCGTGCCGGGAGTGGCTTTCGATCGTCGTGGCGGGAGAACCGGTCACGGGAAAGGTTATTATGACAAGTTGCTCGAACACGCTCGTCCTGACACGCCACTGGTCGCGCTGGCATTCGAATGCCAGATGTTCGATGAAATTCCGATGCAGGAGCACGACGTGTTCATGGATAAAGTCGTGACCGAGAAGGCAAGCTACGACGGTCTTGGACGTAAGTAG